The following are encoded in a window of Desulfolucanica intricata genomic DNA:
- a CDS encoding TraR/DksA C4-type zinc finger protein has translation MNQQQLGQLKKSLLEEKDQLEKRIHGIDEGGLGTSLDDSISELSSYDNHPADVGSEVFERSKDFALREDAMIKLRAVKDALSNIDRGTYGRCEVCGQEIPSERLEAMPYTTMCKDCKAKNEDLRRKNRRPAEEDVLVSPFERSFNDNIGDEIGTMYDGEDAWQDVARWQEHAPQNEAGAYFGDNELVEEDRGYVEEVENISYEIGDDGVIYQDFRGIDDDSAPAKRNAENS, from the coding sequence ATGAACCAACAACAACTGGGACAGTTAAAGAAAAGTTTACTGGAAGAAAAGGATCAGCTGGAAAAAAGAATCCACGGTATCGATGAAGGTGGACTTGGTACTTCTCTGGATGACTCTATCAGCGAACTGTCTTCTTATGATAACCACCCGGCAGACGTAGGTAGTGAGGTATTTGAACGGAGTAAGGATTTTGCTTTAAGGGAAGATGCTATGATTAAACTACGGGCCGTAAAAGATGCCTTGAGTAATATAGACCGTGGTACTTATGGCCGGTGTGAAGTTTGTGGTCAAGAAATACCTTCTGAGAGGCTTGAAGCAATGCCTTATACTACAATGTGTAAAGACTGTAAAGCGAAAAATGAGGACCTGCGCCGCAAAAACCGGCGGCCGGCTGAGGAGGATGTACTGGTATCTCCTTTTGAGCGATCTTTTAATGACAATATTGGTGATGAGATAGGAACCATGTATGACGGTGAAGATGCCTGGCAGGATGTAGCTCGCTGGCAAGAGCATGCCCCACAGAATGAGGCAGGTGCTTATTTTGGGGATAATGAGCTGGTGGAAGAAGACCGGGGCTATGTTGAAGAAGTTGAGAATATCTCATATGAGATTGGTGATGATGGGGTTATTTACCAGGACTTTAGAGGTATAGATGACGATAGTGCACCTGCTAAAAGAAATGCTGAAAATTCCTAG
- a CDS encoding cation diffusion facilitator family transporter has protein sequence MDDKMKVARLSIISNSLLTLGKLGVGVYMQSVSVISEAFHSGLDLLAALIAFISVREAGKPADEIHRYGHGKFENLASILEALLIIGAAVLIIVKAVPKLTGEAEIRSLGLGIIVMGVSALVNFIVSSRLMRVAKKTDSPALAADAWHLRTDVYTSLGVFIGIIVIKLTGITIIDPIIAIVVALFILKAAYDLIKESMGSMLDVSLPAEEEKIIHEVLTHYSDKYLEYHRLRTRKSGSQRHVDLHLVVPKHSPITKSHDLCDQIEEELKNKLFNLELLIHVEPCGENCENCQYTKKDLNKRNTNFKTVKDCDKCRKRQN, from the coding sequence TTGGATGATAAAATGAAGGTAGCCAGGCTGTCGATAATTTCCAATTCATTATTGACATTAGGTAAACTGGGTGTTGGAGTTTATATGCAATCAGTCAGTGTAATTTCTGAGGCTTTTCATTCAGGTTTGGATTTATTAGCTGCATTAATTGCTTTTATTTCCGTTCGGGAGGCGGGTAAACCGGCAGATGAAATACATCGCTACGGGCATGGAAAATTTGAGAACCTTGCTTCTATTTTGGAAGCCCTCTTAATAATCGGAGCGGCAGTGCTGATTATTGTTAAGGCTGTACCGAAACTAACCGGAGAAGCTGAAATTCGCTCACTGGGTCTGGGTATAATTGTAATGGGTGTCTCAGCACTGGTAAATTTCATTGTATCATCCAGACTAATGAGAGTAGCTAAAAAAACTGATTCTCCGGCTCTGGCCGCTGATGCCTGGCACCTGCGCACGGATGTCTACACTTCCCTGGGTGTCTTTATCGGAATAATAGTCATTAAATTAACCGGTATAACTATTATTGATCCAATAATAGCTATAGTAGTGGCTTTATTTATCTTAAAAGCAGCCTATGACTTGATTAAAGAATCCATGGGCAGCATGCTGGATGTGAGCCTACCGGCAGAAGAAGAAAAAATAATTCACGAAGTCTTAACTCACTACTCAGATAAATATTTGGAATATCACCGGCTGCGCACCCGTAAGTCCGGTTCCCAGCGGCATGTTGACCTGCACTTGGTAGTTCCGAAGCACAGCCCTATTACAAAATCCCACGATTTATGCGATCAAATTGAAGAAGAACTTAAAAACAAGCTGTTTAACCTTGAATTGTTAATTCATGTTGAGCCTTGTGGTGAAAATTGTGAGAACTGTCAATATACAAAGAAAGACTTAAATAAAAGAAATACTAACTTCAAAACGGTTAAAGACTGTGATAAGTGCCGGAAAAGGCAAAACTAA
- the sigI gene encoding RNA polymerase sigma-I factor codes for MLLPVETVENKLRRAKEGDRLAREELLENCKPFIIKVVAKICRRVLNWGVDDELSIGLIAMNEAIDRYEEKHRVPFLAYARVIINSRLTDYFRQENRYHNTNVSMHNIEDIRGESPAEVARAWEEFILKETSRDRENELLQYEALLKPYKIDLDDLVKCSPKHRDSRAVLLKTAQTLASLDDLIKYLEKKKRLPIQQLAELTGVHRKTLERGRKYIIATALVFYYKEEFIHLNWYLRDTIAEVEGGTK; via the coding sequence ATGTTGCTTCCGGTAGAAACCGTGGAAAACAAATTACGGCGCGCTAAAGAAGGGGATCGGTTAGCCAGGGAAGAATTGTTAGAAAACTGTAAACCCTTTATTATAAAAGTAGTAGCCAAGATATGTAGACGGGTGTTAAATTGGGGAGTAGATGATGAACTAAGTATAGGCTTAATTGCTATGAATGAGGCTATTGATCGGTATGAAGAAAAACACAGGGTACCGTTTTTAGCTTATGCCCGGGTAATCATTAATAGCAGGTTGACTGACTATTTCCGCCAGGAAAATCGATATCACAATACCAATGTAAGTATGCATAATATAGAGGATATCAGGGGAGAAAGTCCGGCGGAAGTAGCTAGGGCCTGGGAGGAATTTATATTAAAAGAAACTTCCAGGGATCGGGAAAACGAGCTATTACAATATGAAGCATTACTGAAACCATACAAAATTGACCTGGATGATCTGGTAAAATGCTCTCCCAAGCACCGCGACAGCAGAGCCGTTCTACTTAAAACAGCACAGACTTTAGCTAGTTTGGATGACCTAATAAAATATTTAGAAAAAAAGAAACGGTTACCTATTCAACAGTTAGCCGAACTTACAGGTGTACACCGAAAAACCCTGGAAAGAGGACGTAAATACATTATTGCTACCGCACTGGTTTTCTACTATAAGGAAGAATTTATACATCTCAACTGGTATTTGAGGGATACTATTGCAGAGGTGGAGGGGGGAACTAAGTGA
- a CDS encoding anti-sigma factor domain-containing protein: MSQKNGLVMKIRHRCCIVLTPEGEFIKVPLSGRHVHIGEEIVFDQPRPMNMLIKPLLVAASILLLFVVGQIYPGPTPSASASAYVSLDINPSIELAVDNKNIVIDARGLNKVGEQLLKQVNVLNHDIYGAVELVVSEAIKVRYLQPNRENVVLTTVTVVENKSPVIDQKRVYQAIEKPLQNNNLQADVVIEPVTTEFRTEANKAGLSSGRYLLYQQSKEKGLPVSVEELKNSGISQLQKENKVNIKELVPGRGYKNKHSGEQKNQEKTYGKQEQIQKTQVKVEITPVRQDSNPFKDSGHYIYPGSRGISNSNAESRKNPEKIIKTPQGNWKRYDEKDKGYGDEERGKYNVNNREEKRLLDRNNNREFVEKNFINNINKRKERDLKQDIHYERKDYSNGYYNRKGRCEYKINSRFLIDIYSS, translated from the coding sequence GTGAGTCAAAAGAATGGCCTGGTGATGAAAATCAGGCATCGCTGCTGTATAGTGTTAACTCCGGAAGGAGAATTTATAAAAGTTCCCCTGTCCGGTCGGCATGTGCATATCGGGGAGGAAATAGTTTTTGACCAACCACGGCCCATGAATATGCTTATAAAACCGCTCCTTGTGGCAGCCTCAATTTTATTACTTTTTGTGGTTGGGCAAATCTATCCGGGGCCTACACCTTCTGCCTCAGCTTCGGCGTATGTTTCTCTGGATATAAACCCCAGCATTGAATTAGCAGTAGACAATAAAAACATCGTAATTGATGCCCGGGGTTTAAATAAAGTGGGAGAGCAGTTATTAAAGCAGGTCAATGTTTTAAACCATGATATTTATGGAGCTGTGGAGTTAGTAGTCAGTGAAGCTATAAAAGTTCGTTATTTGCAGCCAAACCGTGAAAATGTGGTTTTAACAACTGTTACTGTTGTAGAGAATAAAAGCCCTGTAATAGATCAGAAACGAGTTTATCAGGCTATTGAAAAGCCCTTGCAAAACAATAATTTACAAGCAGATGTAGTGATTGAGCCGGTAACAACCGAATTTAGGACTGAGGCTAATAAAGCCGGTCTGTCATCCGGCCGGTATCTACTATATCAACAAAGCAAGGAAAAGGGCCTGCCTGTAAGTGTAGAAGAATTAAAAAACAGTGGTATAAGTCAACTACAGAAGGAGAATAAGGTTAATATCAAGGAATTGGTACCGGGAAGAGGTTATAAAAATAAACACTCAGGGGAGCAAAAGAATCAAGAAAAAACTTACGGGAAACAGGAACAAATTCAAAAAACACAAGTTAAAGTGGAAATAACACCTGTCCGGCAGGACAGTAATCCGTTCAAAGACTCGGGACATTATATTTATCCCGGGTCTAGAGGCATTTCGAATAGTAATGCTGAAAGCCGGAAAAATCCGGAGAAGATTATTAAAACACCTCAGGGTAATTGGAAACGGTATGATGAAAAAGATAAAGGTTATGGTGATGAAGAGCGAGGTAAATATAATGTAAATAACCGGGAAGAAAAACGGTTGTTAGATCGAAATAACAATCGGGAATTTGTTGAAAAAAATTTTATTAATAATATTAACAAACGGAAAGAACGAGATCTGAAACAGGATATTCATTATGAACGAAAAGATTACTCAAATGGCTACTATAATCGGAAAGGACGTTGTGAGTATAAAATTAACAGTAGATTTTTGATTGATATATATTCCTCATAA
- a CDS encoding ABC transporter ATP-binding protein, with amino-acid sequence MKMNSAIIVEGLTKKFNGITAVNQINFQVRQGEVFAFLGPNGAGKSTTIKMLCTLLRPTAGRALVNGYDTSTQAYKVRASIGIVFQESTLDNYLTTEQNLYYHCQIYHVPRAERPERIQRVLKLVDLQDRQYDLVKNFSGGMRRRLEIARGLLHYPRVLFLDEPTTGLDPQSRRYVWEHIYALKDLYHTTVFMTTHYMDEAEHADRIAIIDQGRLIVLNTPGELKKQVGVDSLEEVFLKLTGRALREEQIGGKGGRLKYRRQRWK; translated from the coding sequence ATGAAGATGAATTCGGCCATTATTGTTGAGGGGTTAACCAAAAAATTTAATGGTATTACAGCTGTAAACCAGATTAACTTTCAGGTCCGGCAGGGAGAGGTTTTTGCTTTTTTAGGCCCTAACGGAGCAGGAAAAAGTACAACCATTAAAATGCTGTGTACCCTGTTAAGGCCAACGGCAGGGCGAGCGTTGGTTAATGGTTATGATACCAGTACCCAGGCCTATAAAGTGAGGGCATCTATTGGGATAGTGTTTCAGGAGAGCACTTTAGATAATTATTTAACTACTGAGCAAAATTTATATTACCACTGCCAAATATATCATGTACCCAGGGCTGAACGTCCCGAAAGAATTCAGAGGGTACTAAAATTAGTGGATTTACAGGATCGGCAGTACGATTTGGTTAAAAACTTTTCCGGAGGTATGCGGAGGCGGCTGGAAATAGCCCGCGGTCTGCTGCACTATCCCAGAGTATTGTTTTTGGATGAACCTACCACTGGCTTGGATCCACAGTCCAGGCGTTATGTCTGGGAACATATCTATGCATTAAAAGACTTATACCATACGACAGTATTTATGACAACACATTATATGGATGAAGCTGAGCATGCTGATCGAATTGCTATTATTGATCAAGGACGATTAATTGTATTAAATACTCCGGGTGAGCTAAAAAAGCAGGTTGGAGTTGACAGCTTGGAAGAAGTTTTTCTAAAGCTTACAGGTAGAGCTCTCCGGGAAGAACAGATTGGTGGTAAAGGGGGTAGGTTAAAATATCGCCGGCAGAGATGGAAGTAG